The Altererythrobacter sp. ZODW24 genome window below encodes:
- a CDS encoding DUF4136 domain-containing protein, protein MTRFSQNWGRRLKLVAAPLMLATVAACATPFKADVSRFQTQLPAPQGQTFAVVADDPALAGGLEFSRYADFVEAEMAALGYTEASPENATLLVRFDYGVDNGRERIRRSGFGGYGDPFYSPWYRYSPYRRLGFRHYRASRWGYGWHDPFFDSGVRSQTVYTSGIDMKIDRTADGERLFEGKAQAASTSNRLQYLVPNLVEAMFTDFPGNSGETVRISVAPEK, encoded by the coding sequence ATGACTAGATTTTCGCAAAATTGGGGCCGCAGGCTCAAGCTGGTAGCGGCACCGTTGATGCTGGCAACAGTCGCCGCATGCGCCACGCCGTTCAAGGCGGACGTGTCACGCTTCCAGACGCAGCTTCCCGCACCGCAGGGCCAGACCTTCGCGGTTGTGGCTGATGATCCAGCACTCGCTGGCGGCCTCGAATTCTCGCGCTATGCCGATTTTGTCGAGGCTGAAATGGCGGCACTTGGTTACACCGAGGCATCGCCTGAAAATGCAACATTGCTCGTGCGCTTCGACTACGGCGTCGACAATGGCCGTGAGCGTATCCGCCGCAGCGGTTTTGGCGGCTATGGCGATCCGTTTTACAGCCCGTGGTACCGGTACAGCCCGTATCGCCGTCTCGGCTTCCGCCACTACCGTGCTTCACGCTGGGGTTACGGCTGGCATGATCCGTTCTTCGATAGCGGGGTCCGCAGCCAGACCGTTTACACCAGCGGTATCGATATGAAGATCGACCGTACTGCTGATGGCGAACGCTTGTTTGAAGGTAAGGCTCAGGCCGCTTCGACCAGCAACCGCCTGCAATATCTGGTGCCGAATTTGGTGGAAGCCATGTTCACCGACTTCCCCGGCAATTCGGGTGAAACGGTTCGCATTTCGGTTGCGCCAGAGAAGTAA
- the ubiB gene encoding 2-polyprenylphenol 6-hydroxylase yields MTRPSTHIWRLLKWGRTLARHGALRGIERDPNTPTQVRRLVRVARFGTFPPKEPDYAAAFKDIGPAAIKLGQTLATRPDLVGDVAVKNLLSLQDSLPPLPFGEIERAIEASFGQPIEALFSSIDPEPVGSASIAQVHRAVTTEGRDVAIKVRRPGIRERFERDIATYEWAAAHLEAMGGEAQRLRPRLTIANFKRWTAREVDLRREAASASELAEAMKGYEGYMVPDVDWDRTNGAVMTIDWIDGVKISEIDALKAAGHDLPEMARRLVLAFLTQAISAGYFHADMHQGNLFVRGDGTIVAIDFGIMGRIDRRARQWLAEILYGLTTGNYKRVAEIHFEAQYVPSYHSVEEFATALRAVGEPMRGKPVKELSVGQMLDGLFAITRDFDMQTQPHLLLLQKTMVMVEGIATALDPEINMWDVSAPYVRNWIRDELGPEAAIADRIKEDTDTLMRIPALVRRLEDQFPPKGGAPEQPPLPDVELMWERRAGKERKWPGYLFAALVGGGAVAGAMTMGWIG; encoded by the coding sequence GTGACGCGCCCTTCGACGCATATTTGGCGGCTGCTTAAATGGGGCCGAACCTTGGCGCGCCACGGGGCGCTGCGCGGAATCGAGCGCGATCCCAATACGCCGACGCAAGTCAGACGGTTGGTTCGTGTTGCGCGTTTCGGTACATTCCCGCCGAAAGAGCCTGACTACGCTGCCGCATTCAAGGACATTGGCCCCGCTGCGATCAAGCTGGGGCAGACTTTGGCGACCCGTCCTGATCTGGTCGGCGATGTCGCTGTAAAGAACTTGCTGTCATTGCAGGATAGCCTTCCGCCGCTGCCGTTTGGAGAGATAGAGCGGGCAATTGAAGCGAGCTTCGGCCAGCCGATTGAAGCGCTGTTTTCCTCGATTGATCCTGAGCCCGTTGGTTCGGCGTCGATTGCTCAGGTCCATCGTGCTGTCACGACCGAAGGCCGTGACGTGGCCATCAAGGTCCGCCGTCCCGGCATCCGTGAACGGTTTGAACGCGATATTGCTACTTACGAATGGGCGGCGGCTCATCTCGAGGCGATGGGCGGCGAAGCGCAGCGGCTGCGGCCGCGTCTGACGATTGCCAACTTTAAACGCTGGACCGCGCGCGAAGTCGATCTGCGCCGCGAAGCTGCCTCTGCCAGCGAACTCGCCGAGGCGATGAAGGGTTATGAGGGCTATATGGTCCCCGATGTGGATTGGGACCGGACCAATGGCGCGGTGATGACCATCGACTGGATCGACGGCGTAAAAATTAGTGAGATCGACGCGCTAAAGGCCGCTGGTCACGACTTGCCTGAAATGGCGCGGCGGTTGGTACTCGCGTTTCTGACGCAAGCGATCAGCGCGGGCTATTTCCATGCAGATATGCATCAGGGCAACCTGTTCGTGCGCGGCGACGGCACGATTGTAGCGATTGATTTCGGCATCATGGGCCGGATCGACCGGCGCGCGCGGCAATGGCTGGCGGAAATTCTCTACGGGCTGACGACCGGCAATTACAAACGCGTCGCAGAGATCCACTTCGAAGCGCAATATGTGCCGAGCTATCACTCGGTCGAAGAGTTTGCGACGGCTCTGCGCGCGGTGGGTGAACCGATGCGCGGCAAGCCGGTGAAGGAACTCAGTGTCGGGCAAATGCTCGACGGCTTGTTCGCCATCACTCGCGATTTCGACATGCAGACCCAGCCGCACTTGCTGCTTTTGCAGAAAACGATGGTTATGGTCGAAGGTATCGCCACGGCGCTCGATCCTGAAATCAACATGTGGGACGTTTCCGCGCCCTATGTCCGCAATTGGATCCGCGACGAATTGGGCCCCGAGGCTGCAATCGCTGACCGGATCAAGGAAGACACGGATACGCTGATGCGTATTCCCGCGCTCGTCCGCCGGCTCGAAGACCAGTTCCCGCCCAAGGGCGGCGCACCCGAGCAGCCGCCGCTGCCCGACGTCGAACTGATGTGGGAAAGACGCGCCGGTAAGGAGCGCAAGTGGCCGGGCTATCTGTTCGCGGCGCTAGTCGGTGGCGGCGCAGTCGCTGGCGCTATGACCATGGGCTGGATCGGTTAA
- the rpsT gene encoding 30S ribosomal protein S20, whose translation MANTPQAKKRIRRNDRRAEVNGARVSRIRGFVKKVETAIEGGDKTVAQAALKEAQPELARGVARGVMHKNTFARKMSRLSKRVSGL comes from the coding sequence ATGGCCAATACGCCGCAAGCCAAAAAACGTATCCGTCGCAACGATCGCCGCGCCGAAGTAAACGGTGCCCGCGTCAGCCGCATTCGCGGTTTTGTGAAGAAGGTCGAAACCGCCATCGAAGGCGGCGACAAGACAGTTGCACAGGCGGCTCTCAAAGAAGCGCAACCTGAACTAGCTCGCGGTGTTGCGCGCGGCGTAATGCATAAGAACACATTCGCGCGGAAAATGTCGCGCCTA
- the dut gene encoding dUTP diphosphatase — protein MRDPVTVKLKRLPHGLSLDLPAYATSGAAGMDVVSAETVSIRPGGRHAVATGLSMAIPEGYEIQVRPRSGLALKHGITVPNTPGTIDSDYRGELKVILINHGDDSFPIQRGDRIAQLVLAPVIQASWDEVGELDDTDRGASGFGSTGGSAKLV, from the coding sequence ATGCGTGATCCCGTAACCGTAAAGCTGAAACGCCTACCGCATGGCTTAAGCCTCGACCTGCCGGCCTATGCAACCAGTGGCGCTGCAGGAATGGATGTCGTTTCGGCAGAGACGGTCAGTATCCGTCCTGGCGGGCGCCACGCTGTGGCGACGGGCCTGTCGATGGCCATCCCTGAAGGATATGAGATACAAGTGCGTCCACGCTCTGGCCTCGCGCTCAAGCACGGGATCACCGTTCCCAACACGCCTGGCACAATCGACAGTGATTACCGCGGCGAGTTGAAGGTGATTCTGATCAACCACGGTGACGATAGCTTCCCCATTCAGCGCGGTGATCGCATCGCGCAGCTAGTGCTCGCTCCTGTAATTCAGGCAAGCTGGGACGAAGTCGGCGAGCTCGATGATACCGACCGTGGGGCTAGCGGCTTCGGATCGACCGGCGGGTCGGCCAAACTGGTCTGA
- the secB gene encoding protein-export chaperone SecB, with protein MADEGDILTDINLDPTANGADTQPVAGIISQYIKDLSVENPNAPDCFNYQSQPDVNLQFNIAANEVNPEIHEVELKINCSAKTEEGDLYVIELSYCGLVGMRNLPEDQMHAFLYAEAPRILFPFARRIVSDATRDAGFQPLMLDPIDFNGLYLQQLAQKQAEEAGAAPAPGNA; from the coding sequence ATGGCCGACGAAGGCGACATCCTCACCGACATCAATCTTGATCCTACAGCAAATGGCGCTGACACGCAGCCAGTCGCCGGAATTATTTCTCAATATATCAAAGATTTGTCGGTCGAAAATCCGAATGCGCCTGATTGCTTCAATTACCAGTCGCAGCCTGATGTGAACCTGCAGTTCAACATCGCAGCCAATGAAGTAAACCCCGAAATTCACGAAGTCGAACTGAAGATCAATTGCAGCGCCAAGACCGAAGAAGGCGACCTGTATGTGATCGAGCTCAGCTATTGCGGCCTCGTTGGCATGCGCAATCTGCCTGAAGATCAAATGCATGCATTTCTTTATGCAGAAGCGCCGCGCATCCTATTCCCCTTCGCTCGCCGGATCGTTTCCGACGCGACTCGTGATGCCGGTTTCCAGCCGCTGATGCTTGACCCGATCGACTTCAACGGCCTGTATCTCCAGCAACTCGCTCAGAAGCAGGCTGAAGAAGCCGGTGCTGCTCCCGCTCCCGGAAACGCCTGA
- a CDS encoding class I SAM-dependent methyltransferase: MSDKASFGYEDIATEEKTARVGEVFSKVAEKYDIMNDAMSGGMHRLWKDRFVRRVKPRHGEAILDMAGGTGDIAFRMEPHGAEVTVADINQEMLDVGVERAMERGIDSLVWSRQNAEELTYPEKVFDAYTIVFGIRNVTHIDQALAEAYRVLKHGGRFYCMEFSTTNWPGFKQAYDLYSHKLMPKIGKAIANDEESYRYLAESIRRFPPMPEFEGMIRDAGFTRTKVEPILGGAVAIHSGWKI, translated from the coding sequence ATGAGTGATAAAGCTTCCTTCGGTTACGAAGACATCGCCACAGAAGAGAAGACCGCGCGCGTGGGCGAGGTGTTCTCCAAGGTCGCTGAAAAATATGACATCATGAATGATGCCATGTCTGGCGGCATGCACCGCCTGTGGAAGGACCGCTTCGTGCGCCGCGTTAAACCGCGTCATGGCGAGGCGATCCTCGACATGGCTGGCGGCACAGGCGACATCGCTTTTCGCATGGAACCGCATGGCGCTGAAGTGACGGTGGCCGATATCAATCAGGAAATGCTCGATGTCGGTGTGGAACGCGCAATGGAGCGCGGGATCGATTCGCTCGTCTGGTCACGCCAAAATGCCGAGGAATTGACTTATCCTGAGAAGGTTTTCGATGCTTACACCATTGTGTTCGGCATCCGGAATGTAACCCATATCGATCAGGCGCTTGCCGAGGCGTACCGCGTGCTCAAACATGGCGGGCGGTTCTATTGCATGGAATTTTCGACCACCAACTGGCCGGGCTTCAAGCAAGCATACGATCTCTATTCGCACAAATTGATGCCCAAGATTGGTAAGGCGATTGCTAATGATGAGGAATCCTACCGCTATCTTGCCGAATCTATCCGCCGCTTCCCGCCCATGCCGGAATTTGAAGGGATGATCCGTGATGCCGGCTTTACCCGGACCAAAGTGGAACCGATCCTTGGCGGTGCCGTTGCGATTCACTCTGGCTGGAAGATTTAG
- the murJ gene encoding murein biosynthesis integral membrane protein MurJ, producing the protein MSLLKNVGTIGGLTMVSRVFGFARDILLARVLGAGGVADAWQLAFQLPNIFRRLFAEGAFASAFVPLFNRRMKEGDDITESRAFAEEVMAFLIPVLIAFGALAMIFMPWIAGFFANEGIEEDPELMDLAVLMARVAFPYLAFMSLATLFAAILNSLSRFAAAAAAPILLNICMITALVYGTTLGDGEEARRSVGFFLSIAVTVSGVLQLLWLAWFARKSGFRMNIKRPKITPGVKELGILILPAILGAGVYQISRFIDLFFLSTLPDGAYSFLAYADRLNQLPLGIIGIALGTAILPSLSRMIAVDDAEGASRLQSNAVELAMLLTVPAAVALFVTGSAFTRAFYTGGAFTLENAYSTGAVVSALVVGLPAYVLIKVLIPNFFARKDTRTPVYTAIASLSLNIVLNLILVPRYGVFGLALAGSLAAWSNVMLLLLILSRKGYFTMTTRVTGRLMRITIAAAAMGAALYYAMPYGAEFYAGNVIERVASIAALVLIGAIIYFAGAIALGVVNRSTIAQLKRRPS; encoded by the coding sequence ATGAGCCTGCTCAAAAATGTCGGCACGATTGGCGGCCTGACAATGGTCAGCCGTGTGTTCGGCTTCGCCCGTGACATTCTATTGGCCCGCGTCCTTGGCGCAGGCGGCGTAGCAGACGCGTGGCAATTGGCGTTCCAATTGCCCAACATCTTCCGCCGCCTGTTTGCTGAAGGTGCGTTCGCCTCTGCCTTCGTTCCGCTGTTCAACCGGCGGATGAAAGAGGGCGACGATATTACCGAATCGCGCGCCTTTGCAGAAGAGGTGATGGCATTCCTGATCCCCGTACTGATTGCCTTCGGCGCGCTGGCGATGATTTTCATGCCATGGATTGCGGGTTTTTTCGCCAATGAGGGGATCGAGGAAGATCCTGAGTTGATGGACCTGGCCGTGCTGATGGCACGGGTGGCATTTCCCTATCTCGCCTTCATGAGCCTTGCGACATTGTTCGCCGCAATCTTGAACAGCCTGTCACGCTTTGCCGCAGCGGCAGCGGCGCCGATATTGCTAAACATCTGCATGATTACAGCGCTGGTTTACGGCACGACGCTGGGTGACGGGGAGGAGGCGAGGCGATCAGTCGGTTTCTTCCTTTCCATAGCGGTTACAGTGTCCGGCGTGCTTCAACTGCTGTGGCTGGCGTGGTTCGCCCGCAAGTCGGGCTTCCGGATGAACATCAAGCGCCCCAAGATCACCCCGGGCGTCAAGGAACTGGGCATATTGATACTGCCTGCCATTCTGGGTGCGGGGGTCTATCAAATAAGCCGCTTTATCGACCTGTTCTTCCTCTCCACCTTGCCCGACGGAGCGTATAGCTTCCTTGCTTATGCAGACCGGCTGAACCAGTTGCCACTGGGCATTATCGGTATCGCGCTAGGCACCGCCATCCTCCCGTCCCTGTCGCGCATGATTGCAGTTGACGACGCCGAGGGAGCATCACGTCTGCAAAGCAATGCGGTGGAATTGGCTATGCTGCTCACCGTTCCTGCCGCAGTGGCACTGTTCGTCACCGGCAGCGCCTTTACTCGCGCGTTCTACACCGGCGGCGCATTCACTTTGGAGAATGCCTATTCCACCGGCGCAGTTGTATCGGCGCTGGTCGTCGGCCTGCCTGCCTATGTGCTGATCAAGGTGCTGATCCCGAACTTCTTCGCTCGCAAGGATACGCGCACGCCGGTCTATACCGCCATCGCATCGCTCAGTCTGAACATCGTGCTCAATTTGATCCTGGTGCCTAGATACGGTGTATTCGGCCTGGCATTGGCCGGATCGCTAGCAGCGTGGAGCAATGTCATGCTGTTGCTGCTGATCCTGTCGCGCAAAGGCTATTTCACCATGACCACGCGGGTGACAGGCCGTCTTATGCGGATCACAATTGCGGCAGCAGCCATGGGCGCGGCGCTCTATTACGCCATGCCTTATGGCGCAGAATTCTATGCCGGCAATGTGATTGAACGCGTCGCGTCGATTGCGGCGCTTGTTCTTATCGGCGCGATTATCTATTTCGCAGGGGCAATAGCGCTGGGCGTTGTCAATCGTTCGACCATTGCCCAGCTCAAACGTCGACCCAGCTAG
- a CDS encoding Tim44/TimA family putative adaptor protein — translation MIEIVILAMVAAFLGLRLYSVLGQRAEQEEEPPRARFEAPKDTVERKPEEQRVSAAAAPQVAAPQPVITGIAPAVEMGVREIAAADRSFDILGFLEGSKGAYAMVLEAFWEGDRETLRELCDDDVYEGFDGAIAAREESGEVLDNKLIRIEDALIHSADLNGRMARVAVRFVADIATVTRDKNGNVIGGSLDDAVESRDIWTFSRDLGAAGPDWILDETDEG, via the coding sequence ATTATTGAAATTGTCATCCTTGCAATGGTCGCAGCCTTTTTGGGCCTGCGTCTCTATTCCGTTTTGGGTCAGCGCGCCGAGCAAGAAGAAGAGCCGCCTCGCGCGCGATTCGAAGCGCCGAAGGACACCGTTGAGCGCAAACCTGAAGAGCAGCGTGTCAGCGCGGCTGCCGCTCCTCAGGTTGCTGCGCCTCAGCCGGTCATTACTGGCATTGCACCGGCGGTCGAGATGGGCGTGCGTGAAATCGCCGCTGCCGACCGCAGCTTTGATATTCTCGGCTTCCTAGAAGGCTCCAAGGGCGCATATGCCATGGTGCTCGAAGCATTCTGGGAAGGCGACCGCGAGACGTTGCGTGAGCTGTGCGATGATGATGTTTACGAAGGTTTTGACGGTGCGATCGCGGCGCGCGAAGAATCTGGTGAGGTTCTCGACAACAAACTGATCCGTATCGAAGATGCGTTGATCCACTCCGCCGACCTTAATGGCCGAATGGCGCGGGTTGCTGTTCGCTTCGTTGCCGACATTGCTACTGTCACACGCGACAAGAATGGCAATGTGATCGGTGGATCGCTTGATGATGCGGTCGAGAGCCGCGACATCTGGACCTTCTCGCGCGATCTGGGCGCTGCCGGTCCTGACTGGATTCTCGACGAAACCGACGAAGGCTGA
- a CDS encoding bifunctional phosphopantothenoylcysteine decarboxylase/phosphopantothenate synthase gives MSRPARILLVIGGGIAAYKSCELVRLIKRSGSEVTCVLTNGGSQFVTPMTLAALSENPVHTTLWDLKNEAEMGHIQLSREADLVVVCPATADLLAKMAAGIADDLATTLILATDKPVMTVPAMNVRMWQHDATQRNVERLRLAGVTVLDPDEGAMACGEFGPGRLPEPEAIWLEIADMLTLDPGDAGEADIDEFVEALEPEPDYEEPEEEPEAKSGGLGGMLSSIISRSMPRRIEEDEVVYEDGFEEGELPEDFDPDAPLPEPDLGGPLMATKGGASAAPPTDPEAINHEVANSSAGAPEPLDGETEGAFPAFDPLEGQPAFDMDPEHRPLYGKHVVVTAGPTHEPIDPVRYIANRSSGQQGYAIAASAAAAGARVTLVSGPVSLPTPQGVDRVNVQSARDMSDAVKDAMPCDVAIMVAAVADWRTKDYADSKMKKRGSAPPALILTENPDILANLSGSNERPPLLIGFAAETDDVIKNAQAKRKRKGVDWIIANDVSGGVGNSVMGGTDNTVHIISSDSVESLEEMPKPAVAHALIERIAEKLDEQEGQADA, from the coding sequence GTGAGCAGGCCTGCGCGCATATTGCTGGTAATTGGCGGCGGGATCGCGGCCTATAAATCGTGCGAGCTGGTGCGACTGATCAAGCGCAGCGGTTCCGAGGTTACTTGCGTGCTGACCAATGGCGGTTCGCAGTTTGTAACCCCGATGACGCTCGCCGCGCTGAGCGAGAACCCGGTCCATACCACGCTTTGGGATCTCAAGAACGAAGCCGAGATGGGCCATATCCAGCTTAGCCGCGAGGCTGATCTTGTGGTGGTGTGCCCCGCGACGGCTGACCTGCTCGCAAAAATGGCTGCCGGTATTGCCGATGATTTGGCGACGACATTGATCCTCGCAACCGACAAGCCCGTGATGACAGTCCCTGCGATGAATGTCCGCATGTGGCAGCATGATGCGACACAGCGCAACGTGGAGCGGTTGCGATTGGCGGGCGTGACCGTGCTCGATCCCGACGAAGGAGCGATGGCTTGCGGCGAGTTTGGTCCCGGGCGTTTGCCGGAGCCCGAAGCGATTTGGCTCGAGATTGCCGATATGCTTACGCTTGATCCCGGTGACGCGGGTGAGGCGGACATTGATGAGTTCGTTGAGGCGCTCGAACCCGAGCCTGACTACGAAGAACCGGAAGAAGAGCCTGAGGCAAAATCAGGCGGCTTGGGCGGAATGCTCTCCTCCATAATCTCGCGCAGCATGCCGCGCCGGATCGAGGAAGACGAGGTCGTCTATGAAGATGGCTTTGAAGAGGGTGAGCTGCCTGAAGACTTTGATCCTGACGCGCCGCTGCCTGAACCTGATTTGGGTGGGCCGCTGATGGCCACTAAGGGCGGGGCAAGCGCTGCGCCGCCGACCGATCCCGAAGCGATCAATCACGAAGTTGCAAATAGCAGTGCAGGTGCGCCAGAACCGCTTGACGGCGAAACCGAAGGCGCTTTCCCGGCATTTGATCCGCTTGAGGGTCAGCCAGCCTTCGACATGGATCCCGAGCATCGCCCGCTTTACGGTAAGCATGTGGTTGTCACTGCGGGGCCAACCCATGAGCCGATCGATCCGGTACGCTACATCGCCAACCGTTCCTCTGGTCAGCAGGGCTATGCGATTGCGGCCTCTGCTGCTGCGGCCGGTGCGCGCGTTACGCTCGTTTCCGGGCCTGTAAGCCTGCCAACGCCGCAAGGTGTGGACCGCGTGAATGTTCAATCCGCCCGCGATATGTCTGACGCCGTGAAGGACGCGATGCCCTGCGACGTGGCGATAATGGTGGCTGCGGTCGCTGACTGGCGGACCAAGGATTATGCCGACTCCAAGATGAAGAAGCGCGGTTCTGCGCCGCCTGCCCTGATCCTGACCGAGAATCCCGATATTCTTGCCAATCTGTCGGGATCGAACGAACGGCCACCGTTGCTGATTGGCTTTGCCGCTGAAACCGACGATGTAATCAAAAATGCTCAGGCCAAGCGCAAGCGCAAGGGCGTCGACTGGATCATCGCCAATGATGTTTCGGGCGGTGTCGGCAACAGCGTGATGGGCGGCACCGATAATACGGTCCACATTATTTCGAGCGACAGCGTCGAAAGCTTGGAGGAAATGCCCAAGCCCGCAGTCGCCCATGCTTTAATCGAGCGGATTGCCGAGAAGCTGGATGAGCAGGAAGGACAGGCCGATGCGTGA
- the mutM gene encoding bifunctional DNA-formamidopyrimidine glycosylase/DNA-(apurinic or apyrimidinic site) lyase: MPELPEVETTVRGLARFLEGERLERVTLNRADLRRPFPEDLVQVMTGARVTTLARRAKYGLINTDRGQTMIFHLGMSGRWRIDPESIEKHDHLVIETADHRFSLCDPRRFGSVDLVAEDALDLWPQFAAMGPEPLGDDLTAGYLHKALSGRKQAIKLALLDQRIVVGLGNIYVCEALYRARISPKRAAGRISLAALERLVPLIKEVLEASILDGGSSLRDYAQPDGELGYFATRFDVYGREGEPCKRGDSVIKRFAQGGRSTWYCPACQR; this comes from the coding sequence ATGCCAGAGCTTCCAGAAGTTGAAACAACCGTACGCGGCCTAGCGCGCTTTCTCGAAGGCGAGCGGCTGGAGCGCGTGACGCTGAACCGCGCGGATTTGCGCCGTCCGTTCCCAGAAGATCTCGTGCAAGTGATGACCGGTGCAAGGGTCACGACATTGGCGCGCCGCGCAAAATATGGCCTGATCAATACCGACCGCGGCCAAACCATGATCTTCCATTTGGGCATGAGCGGGCGTTGGCGAATCGATCCCGAAAGCATCGAAAAGCACGACCATCTGGTGATCGAGACCGCTGACCACCGCTTTTCACTGTGCGACCCGCGCCGCTTCGGTTCGGTCGATCTGGTCGCGGAGGACGCGTTGGACCTGTGGCCGCAATTCGCTGCCATGGGGCCGGAACCTCTGGGCGACGATCTCACCGCCGGATATCTCCACAAAGCCCTCTCAGGCCGCAAGCAAGCCATCAAGTTAGCGCTGCTCGACCAACGAATCGTGGTCGGCCTTGGCAATATATATGTCTGCGAGGCGCTGTACCGGGCACGCATCAGCCCCAAGCGCGCCGCCGGACGGATATCACTCGCCGCATTGGAACGGCTGGTGCCGCTGATCAAGGAAGTGCTCGAGGCATCGATCTTGGATGGCGGTTCTTCGCTTAGAGACTATGCCCAGCCCGACGGCGAACTCGGCTATTTCGCGACCCGTTTCGACGTCTATGGACGCGAGGGCGAGCCCTGCAAACGCGGTGACAGCGTCATAAAGCGGTTCGCGCAAGGCGGGCGTAGCACGTGGTATTGCCCAGCTTGTCAGCGATAG
- the trpS gene encoding tryptophan--tRNA ligase produces MRVVSGIQPTGNLHLGNYLGAIRNWVRMQDAAQQGTQCVFFIVDLHAISMPHDPAELRSGVRDMAAALVACGIDPERSILFNQAQVPAHAELQWLLNGTARMGWLNRMTQFKDKSGKNREGASVALFTYPILQAADVLLYQATHVPVGDDQKQHLELARDIAQKFNNDFCPEDAPIFTLPDPIMPPQAARIMSLRDGSAKMSKSDPSDMSRINLTDDADTIMKKVKKAKTDPEPLPETAKELEGRAEALNLVTIYSALAGKSADEVLKDFAGEGFGKFKPALGELMVETLSPISARYVELREDDEALDAILAKGALKARSLAAPTLSAAYQALGLSRG; encoded by the coding sequence ATGCGTGTAGTCTCCGGCATTCAGCCGACCGGCAATCTCCATCTCGGTAATTACCTTGGTGCAATCCGTAACTGGGTGCGGATGCAGGATGCCGCGCAGCAGGGCACTCAGTGCGTATTCTTCATAGTGGACCTTCATGCAATTTCGATGCCGCATGACCCGGCGGAGCTGCGGTCGGGCGTCCGTGATATGGCCGCCGCTCTTGTTGCTTGTGGTATCGATCCGGAGCGCTCGATCCTGTTCAATCAGGCCCAGGTTCCCGCGCACGCGGAACTGCAATGGTTGCTGAATGGCACGGCGCGGATGGGCTGGCTCAACCGCATGACGCAGTTCAAGGACAAGTCCGGCAAGAACAGAGAAGGGGCGAGCGTGGCGCTGTTCACCTATCCCATTCTTCAGGCCGCTGACGTACTGCTATATCAGGCGACGCATGTGCCGGTCGGCGACGATCAGAAGCAACATCTCGAACTGGCTCGCGACATCGCACAGAAATTCAACAATGACTTCTGTCCCGAGGACGCGCCGATCTTCACCCTGCCCGACCCGATCATGCCGCCGCAAGCTGCGCGGATCATGTCACTGCGCGATGGTTCGGCAAAGATGAGCAAGTCCGACCCGTCGGATATGAGCCGCATCAATCTGACCGACGACGCCGATACGATCATGAAGAAGGTCAAGAAGGCCAAGACGGACCCTGAGCCTTTACCCGAAACGGCGAAGGAGCTCGAGGGTCGCGCGGAAGCCTTGAACCTCGTCACAATTTACTCGGCGCTGGCGGGTAAATCGGCTGATGAAGTATTGAAGGATTTTGCCGGAGAAGGATTCGGCAAGTTCAAACCTGCGCTGGGTGAATTGATGGTGGAAACGCTCAGCCCGATCTCAGCGCGTTACGTTGAACTGCGCGAAGACGATGAGGCGCTGGACGCAATTCTTGCCAAAGGAGCATTGAAAGCTCGCAGTCTGGCCGCTCCCACGCTTTCAGCGGCGTATCAGGCGCTTGGCCTGTCCCGTGGTTAA